From Salvelinus fontinalis isolate EN_2023a chromosome 37, ASM2944872v1, whole genome shotgun sequence, the proteins below share one genomic window:
- the LOC129836404 gene encoding protein NDNF-like isoform X3 has translation MLLCSSIGLWQRPHLLPAHQRSSMARPDSRSTKKSMPEVWWRGPGTEAKIHTYTGNAMNTYTGPSYAPVSIYILRLRSKDQDTRATVYLHEGSGISWAFPQLPSDSRVHTLGVGMTSVTLSWAPSASLKRLHTQRRYDYCVLVNRKHNYRNLCAAQEGIRKEREKDKKREKDKQRKVTVWPILKDWWWQQWDADTELRSLAALRDDYGHLQCVCKGTESVCTVSELVPDTQYYFDVFLIDRLNGTSAAYTGTFAQTHEEARPAITPLREGELRWVTFRDGGSTSGEFFSFRPRGWQQSGLLTLQSCGSSEKINITVSSKGKELSSQAVGENLAQIWLQGSLSYLIHLEKEGTAAPRQAAPGVLKASVKMQASSTYHRQGIPSLPSTLQIKSFNRLRSCESVTLAWMGTEERSLYCVYRQRLGKGGGKKGGTAPCLGPESRSDTERVLCKYFQELNPRRAVTTAVIGGLEPGVAYIFDVYLMRRWGIPIKYSSKTVRTRKEC, from the exons ATGCTGCTATGCTCATCAATAGGGCTCTGGCAAAGACCTCACCTCTTGCCTGCTCACCAACGGTCGTCGATGGCAAGACCAGACTCAC GGAGTACCAAGAAGAGTATGCCAGAGGTGTGGTGGAGAGGACCTGGAACTGAAGCCAAGATACACACCTACACTGGCAACGCCATGAACACCTACACAGGTCCTTCGTACgcaccagtatctatctacatCCTCAGGCTGCGGTCCAAGGATCAGGACACCAGGGCTACTGTGTACCTCCATGAGGGCTCTGGGATCTCCTGGGCCTTTCCACAGCTTCCCTCTGACTCCCGTGTCCACACCCTGGGTGTAGGAATGACCAGTGTCACCCTCAGCTGGGCCCCCAGTGCCTCCCTCAAAAGGCTGCACACCCAACGCAGATATGACTACTGTGTCCTCGTAAATCGCAAACACAACTACCGCAACCTTTGTGCCGCCCAGGAGGGCATCAGGAAGGAGCGGGAGAAAGACAAGAAAAGGGAGAAGGACAAACAGAGGAAAGTAACTGTGTGGCCGATTCTCAAAGactggtggtggcagcagtgggATGCTGACACTGAGCTCCGGTCACTCGCTGCGCTCCGTGACGACTATGGTCATCTCCAATGTGTTTGTAAGGGAACAGAGAGCGTGTGCACTGTCTCTGAGCTCGTCCCTGACACGCAATACTACTTTGACGTATTTTTGATTGACAGGCTAAATGGAACCAGTGCCGCATATACTGGAACATTCGCTCAAACACACGAGGAGGCCCGACCAGCTATCACACCACTTAGGGAAGGGGAGCTCCGGTGGGTGACCTTCCGGGATGGAGGCTCAACCTCTGGGGAGTTCTTTAGCTTCCGCCCCCGGGGCTGGCAACAGAGTGGCCTGCTCACTCTACAGAGCTGCGGAAGCAGTGAGAAGATCAACATCACCGTTTCCAGCAAGGGCAAAGAGCTGAGCTCCCAGGCTGTGGGAGAAAACCTGGCTCAGATCTGGCTCCAGGGCAGCCTTTCCTACCTCATCCACTTGGAGAAAGAGGGAACGGCGGCTCCGAGACAAGCTGCTCCAGGAGTACTGAAGGCCTCTGTTAAGATGCAGGCGTCCTCCACTTACCATCGTCAAGGGATACCTTCGCTCCCCTCCACTCTGCAGATAAAGTCTTTCAACAGGCTCAGGAGCTGTGAATCTGTCACCCTGGCCTGGATGGgcacagaggagaggagccttTACTGCGTGTACCGCCAGAGGCTGGGTAAAGGGGGGGGTAAGAAGGGAGGCACGGCACCCTGCCTGGGGCCTGAGTCACGGTCGGACACTGAGAGAGTCCTGTGTAAATACTTCCAGGAGCTCAACCCTCGACGGGCTGTCACGACAGCCGTGATCGGAGGCCTGGAGCCTGGGGTGGCCTACATATTTGATGTCTATCTAATGAGACGCTGGGGGATCCCCATAAAGTACAGCAGCAAGACAGTGAGAACCAGGAAGGAGTGCTGA
- the LOC129836406 gene encoding dnaJ homolog subfamily C member 9-like has protein sequence MWLLDQCQALFNTSSLYGVLGVSKEATDAEIRHSYYKVSLRVHPDRAPEDLQATEKFQVLGKLYAVLSDKEQRAVYDEQGLVAEESDSLQQGQCWEEYWRLLFPKITLEDIQEFERKYKGTEEERQDVMQIYLQHQGDMDAIMASALCCSQEDEPRITALIQTAIQAGELTAYPAFTQESTRKKKTRKQKADEERQEAEEMQREMGLNDADDSLVLMLKQKQKSREQNFNSFLSDLEAKYSKGGKAKAGGKGKK, from the exons ATGTGGCTACTCGACCAGTGTCAAGCACTGTTCAACACCTCCAGCCTCTATGGGGTGCTGGGTGTCTCCAAGGAGGCGACAGACGCAGAGATCCGACACAGCTACTACAAGGTGTCGCTCAGGGTTCACCCAGATCGTGCTCCCGAAGACCTGCAGGCAACAGAGAAATTTCAG GTGCTTGGGAAGTTATATGCAGTGTTGAGTGACAAGGAGCAGAGGGCAGTGTATGATGAGCAGGGACTTGTGGCTGAGGAATCTGACTCACTGCAGCAGGGCCAATGCTGGGAGGAGTACTGGAGGTTGCTGTTCCCTAAG ATCACATTGGAGGACATCCAGGAGTTTGAGAGGAAGTACAAAGGcacggaggaggagaggcaggatgTGATGCAGATTTACCTGCAGCACCAGGGGGACATGGACGCCATCATGGCCTCAGCCCTGTGCTGCTCTCAGGAGGACGAGCCCAGGATCACAGCCCTTATACAGACAGCCATCCAGGCAGGGGAGCTCACGGCCTACCCTGCATTCACCCAGGAGAGCACCAGGAAGAAGAAGACACGCAAACAGAAG GCTGATGAAGAAAGACAAGAAGCTgaggagatgcagagagagatgggacTCAATGATGCTGATGACAGTCTTGTACTGATGTTAAAG CAAAAGCAGAAGTCCAGAGAGCAGAATTTTAACTCTTTCCTGTCTGACCTGGAAGCCAAATACTCCAAGGGAGGAAAAGCCAAAGCAGGAGGGAAAGGAAAAAAGTGA
- the LOC129836404 gene encoding protein NDNF-like isoform X2 produces MMAAMAWYLCLAVSLLCGTPWPQGHSALAPENEVPLRPTAWLPDGKVTTIHLPKGRTRRLYFTLKKKVAMMSVTVSPCDLPIEWTLEARTLKDKPPKSLHWSTKKSMPEVWWRGPGTEAKIHTYTGNAMNTYTGPSYAPVSIYILRLRSKDQDTRATVYLHEGSGISWAFPQLPSDSRVHTLGVGMTSVTLSWAPSASLKRLHTQRRYDYCVLVNRKHNYRNLCAAQEGIRKEREKDKKREKDKQRKVTVWPILKDWWWQQWDADTELRSLAALRDDYGHLQCVCKGTESVCTVSELVPDTQYYFDVFLIDRLNGTSAAYTGTFAQTHEEARPAITPLREGELRWVTFRDGGSTSGEFFSFRPRGWQQSGLLTLQSCGSSEKINITVSSKGKELSSQAVGENLAQIWLQGSLSYLIHLEKEGTAAPRQAAPGVLKASVKMQASSTYHRQGIPSLPSTLQIKSFNRLRSCESVTLAWMGTEERSLYCVYRQRLGKGGGKKGGTAPCLGPESRSDTERVLCKYFQELNPRRAVTTAVIGGLEPGVAYIFDVYLMRRWGIPIKYSSKTVRTRKEC; encoded by the exons ATGATGGCAGCGATGGCCTGGTATCTCTGCCTGGCCGTGTCTCTCCTCTGTGGCACCCCCTGGCCCCAAGGACACTCAGCTCTGGCTCCTGAGAACGAGGTGCCACTCCGCCCCACCGCCTGGCTGCCTGATGGAAAGGTCACCACCATACATCTGCCCAAAGGACGCACCCGGAG GCTGTACTTCACACTGAAGAAGAAGGTTGCGATGATGTCTGTGACCGTCAGTCCCTGTGACCTCCCCATCGAGTGGACCCTTGAAGCCCGAACCCTGAAGGACAAACCGCCTAAGAGTCTGCACT GGAGTACCAAGAAGAGTATGCCAGAGGTGTGGTGGAGAGGACCTGGAACTGAAGCCAAGATACACACCTACACTGGCAACGCCATGAACACCTACACAGGTCCTTCGTACgcaccagtatctatctacatCCTCAGGCTGCGGTCCAAGGATCAGGACACCAGGGCTACTGTGTACCTCCATGAGGGCTCTGGGATCTCCTGGGCCTTTCCACAGCTTCCCTCTGACTCCCGTGTCCACACCCTGGGTGTAGGAATGACCAGTGTCACCCTCAGCTGGGCCCCCAGTGCCTCCCTCAAAAGGCTGCACACCCAACGCAGATATGACTACTGTGTCCTCGTAAATCGCAAACACAACTACCGCAACCTTTGTGCCGCCCAGGAGGGCATCAGGAAGGAGCGGGAGAAAGACAAGAAAAGGGAGAAGGACAAACAGAGGAAAGTAACTGTGTGGCCGATTCTCAAAGactggtggtggcagcagtgggATGCTGACACTGAGCTCCGGTCACTCGCTGCGCTCCGTGACGACTATGGTCATCTCCAATGTGTTTGTAAGGGAACAGAGAGCGTGTGCACTGTCTCTGAGCTCGTCCCTGACACGCAATACTACTTTGACGTATTTTTGATTGACAGGCTAAATGGAACCAGTGCCGCATATACTGGAACATTCGCTCAAACACACGAGGAGGCCCGACCAGCTATCACACCACTTAGGGAAGGGGAGCTCCGGTGGGTGACCTTCCGGGATGGAGGCTCAACCTCTGGGGAGTTCTTTAGCTTCCGCCCCCGGGGCTGGCAACAGAGTGGCCTGCTCACTCTACAGAGCTGCGGAAGCAGTGAGAAGATCAACATCACCGTTTCCAGCAAGGGCAAAGAGCTGAGCTCCCAGGCTGTGGGAGAAAACCTGGCTCAGATCTGGCTCCAGGGCAGCCTTTCCTACCTCATCCACTTGGAGAAAGAGGGAACGGCGGCTCCGAGACAAGCTGCTCCAGGAGTACTGAAGGCCTCTGTTAAGATGCAGGCGTCCTCCACTTACCATCGTCAAGGGATACCTTCGCTCCCCTCCACTCTGCAGATAAAGTCTTTCAACAGGCTCAGGAGCTGTGAATCTGTCACCCTGGCCTGGATGGgcacagaggagaggagccttTACTGCGTGTACCGCCAGAGGCTGGGTAAAGGGGGGGGTAAGAAGGGAGGCACGGCACCCTGCCTGGGGCCTGAGTCACGGTCGGACACTGAGAGAGTCCTGTGTAAATACTTCCAGGAGCTCAACCCTCGACGGGCTGTCACGACAGCCGTGATCGGAGGCCTGGAGCCTGGGGTGGCCTACATATTTGATGTCTATCTAATGAGACGCTGGGGGATCCCCATAAAGTACAGCAGCAAGACAGTGAGAACCAGGAAGGAGTGCTGA
- the LOC129836404 gene encoding protein NDNF-like isoform X1, giving the protein MKVGFGLRCQHIMPPFSKLHVHNAPPLLECGFIISSPSTRSKNHGVKRPIRIAQPTTMVCMPCRWTLSRGIGGWSLLWSPVVIKCTVGCQTDPLVMNGPTKRSKGSTKKSMPEVWWRGPGTEAKIHTYTGNAMNTYTGPSYAPVSIYILRLRSKDQDTRATVYLHEGSGISWAFPQLPSDSRVHTLGVGMTSVTLSWAPSASLKRLHTQRRYDYCVLVNRKHNYRNLCAAQEGIRKEREKDKKREKDKQRKVTVWPILKDWWWQQWDADTELRSLAALRDDYGHLQCVCKGTESVCTVSELVPDTQYYFDVFLIDRLNGTSAAYTGTFAQTHEEARPAITPLREGELRWVTFRDGGSTSGEFFSFRPRGWQQSGLLTLQSCGSSEKINITVSSKGKELSSQAVGENLAQIWLQGSLSYLIHLEKEGTAAPRQAAPGVLKASVKMQASSTYHRQGIPSLPSTLQIKSFNRLRSCESVTLAWMGTEERSLYCVYRQRLGKGGGKKGGTAPCLGPESRSDTERVLCKYFQELNPRRAVTTAVIGGLEPGVAYIFDVYLMRRWGIPIKYSSKTVRTRKEC; this is encoded by the exons atgaaggttgggtttggaTTACGATGTCAACATATCATGCCCCCTTTTTCCAAGCTCCACGTGCACAACGCCCCTCCCCTCCTTGAATGTGGCTTCATTATTTCATCGCCCTCAACGCGTTCTAAAAATCACGGCGTGAAAAGACCAATACGGATTGCACAGCCAACAACTATGGTTTGCATGCCCTGCCGATGGACCCTATCACGCGGAATAGGTGGTTGGAGTTTATTGTGGTCTCCAGTGGTG ATAAAGTGCACAGTTGGGTGCCAGACTGATCCCCTGGTCATGAATGGACCTACCAAAAGGAGCAAAG GGAGTACCAAGAAGAGTATGCCAGAGGTGTGGTGGAGAGGACCTGGAACTGAAGCCAAGATACACACCTACACTGGCAACGCCATGAACACCTACACAGGTCCTTCGTACgcaccagtatctatctacatCCTCAGGCTGCGGTCCAAGGATCAGGACACCAGGGCTACTGTGTACCTCCATGAGGGCTCTGGGATCTCCTGGGCCTTTCCACAGCTTCCCTCTGACTCCCGTGTCCACACCCTGGGTGTAGGAATGACCAGTGTCACCCTCAGCTGGGCCCCCAGTGCCTCCCTCAAAAGGCTGCACACCCAACGCAGATATGACTACTGTGTCCTCGTAAATCGCAAACACAACTACCGCAACCTTTGTGCCGCCCAGGAGGGCATCAGGAAGGAGCGGGAGAAAGACAAGAAAAGGGAGAAGGACAAACAGAGGAAAGTAACTGTGTGGCCGATTCTCAAAGactggtggtggcagcagtgggATGCTGACACTGAGCTCCGGTCACTCGCTGCGCTCCGTGACGACTATGGTCATCTCCAATGTGTTTGTAAGGGAACAGAGAGCGTGTGCACTGTCTCTGAGCTCGTCCCTGACACGCAATACTACTTTGACGTATTTTTGATTGACAGGCTAAATGGAACCAGTGCCGCATATACTGGAACATTCGCTCAAACACACGAGGAGGCCCGACCAGCTATCACACCACTTAGGGAAGGGGAGCTCCGGTGGGTGACCTTCCGGGATGGAGGCTCAACCTCTGGGGAGTTCTTTAGCTTCCGCCCCCGGGGCTGGCAACAGAGTGGCCTGCTCACTCTACAGAGCTGCGGAAGCAGTGAGAAGATCAACATCACCGTTTCCAGCAAGGGCAAAGAGCTGAGCTCCCAGGCTGTGGGAGAAAACCTGGCTCAGATCTGGCTCCAGGGCAGCCTTTCCTACCTCATCCACTTGGAGAAAGAGGGAACGGCGGCTCCGAGACAAGCTGCTCCAGGAGTACTGAAGGCCTCTGTTAAGATGCAGGCGTCCTCCACTTACCATCGTCAAGGGATACCTTCGCTCCCCTCCACTCTGCAGATAAAGTCTTTCAACAGGCTCAGGAGCTGTGAATCTGTCACCCTGGCCTGGATGGgcacagaggagaggagccttTACTGCGTGTACCGCCAGAGGCTGGGTAAAGGGGGGGGTAAGAAGGGAGGCACGGCACCCTGCCTGGGGCCTGAGTCACGGTCGGACACTGAGAGAGTCCTGTGTAAATACTTCCAGGAGCTCAACCCTCGACGGGCTGTCACGACAGCCGTGATCGGAGGCCTGGAGCCTGGGGTGGCCTACATATTTGATGTCTATCTAATGAGACGCTGGGGGATCCCCATAAAGTACAGCAGCAAGACAGTGAGAACCAGGAAGGAGTGCTGA
- the LOC129836404 gene encoding protein NDNF-like isoform X4 produces the protein MNGPTKRSKGSTKKSMPEVWWRGPGTEAKIHTYTGNAMNTYTGPSYAPVSIYILRLRSKDQDTRATVYLHEGSGISWAFPQLPSDSRVHTLGVGMTSVTLSWAPSASLKRLHTQRRYDYCVLVNRKHNYRNLCAAQEGIRKEREKDKKREKDKQRKVTVWPILKDWWWQQWDADTELRSLAALRDDYGHLQCVCKGTESVCTVSELVPDTQYYFDVFLIDRLNGTSAAYTGTFAQTHEEARPAITPLREGELRWVTFRDGGSTSGEFFSFRPRGWQQSGLLTLQSCGSSEKINITVSSKGKELSSQAVGENLAQIWLQGSLSYLIHLEKEGTAAPRQAAPGVLKASVKMQASSTYHRQGIPSLPSTLQIKSFNRLRSCESVTLAWMGTEERSLYCVYRQRLGKGGGKKGGTAPCLGPESRSDTERVLCKYFQELNPRRAVTTAVIGGLEPGVAYIFDVYLMRRWGIPIKYSSKTVRTRKEC, from the exons ATGAATGGACCTACCAAAAGGAGCAAAG GGAGTACCAAGAAGAGTATGCCAGAGGTGTGGTGGAGAGGACCTGGAACTGAAGCCAAGATACACACCTACACTGGCAACGCCATGAACACCTACACAGGTCCTTCGTACgcaccagtatctatctacatCCTCAGGCTGCGGTCCAAGGATCAGGACACCAGGGCTACTGTGTACCTCCATGAGGGCTCTGGGATCTCCTGGGCCTTTCCACAGCTTCCCTCTGACTCCCGTGTCCACACCCTGGGTGTAGGAATGACCAGTGTCACCCTCAGCTGGGCCCCCAGTGCCTCCCTCAAAAGGCTGCACACCCAACGCAGATATGACTACTGTGTCCTCGTAAATCGCAAACACAACTACCGCAACCTTTGTGCCGCCCAGGAGGGCATCAGGAAGGAGCGGGAGAAAGACAAGAAAAGGGAGAAGGACAAACAGAGGAAAGTAACTGTGTGGCCGATTCTCAAAGactggtggtggcagcagtgggATGCTGACACTGAGCTCCGGTCACTCGCTGCGCTCCGTGACGACTATGGTCATCTCCAATGTGTTTGTAAGGGAACAGAGAGCGTGTGCACTGTCTCTGAGCTCGTCCCTGACACGCAATACTACTTTGACGTATTTTTGATTGACAGGCTAAATGGAACCAGTGCCGCATATACTGGAACATTCGCTCAAACACACGAGGAGGCCCGACCAGCTATCACACCACTTAGGGAAGGGGAGCTCCGGTGGGTGACCTTCCGGGATGGAGGCTCAACCTCTGGGGAGTTCTTTAGCTTCCGCCCCCGGGGCTGGCAACAGAGTGGCCTGCTCACTCTACAGAGCTGCGGAAGCAGTGAGAAGATCAACATCACCGTTTCCAGCAAGGGCAAAGAGCTGAGCTCCCAGGCTGTGGGAGAAAACCTGGCTCAGATCTGGCTCCAGGGCAGCCTTTCCTACCTCATCCACTTGGAGAAAGAGGGAACGGCGGCTCCGAGACAAGCTGCTCCAGGAGTACTGAAGGCCTCTGTTAAGATGCAGGCGTCCTCCACTTACCATCGTCAAGGGATACCTTCGCTCCCCTCCACTCTGCAGATAAAGTCTTTCAACAGGCTCAGGAGCTGTGAATCTGTCACCCTGGCCTGGATGGgcacagaggagaggagccttTACTGCGTGTACCGCCAGAGGCTGGGTAAAGGGGGGGGTAAGAAGGGAGGCACGGCACCCTGCCTGGGGCCTGAGTCACGGTCGGACACTGAGAGAGTCCTGTGTAAATACTTCCAGGAGCTCAACCCTCGACGGGCTGTCACGACAGCCGTGATCGGAGGCCTGGAGCCTGGGGTGGCCTACATATTTGATGTCTATCTAATGAGACGCTGGGGGATCCCCATAAAGTACAGCAGCAAGACAGTGAGAACCAGGAAGGAGTGCTGA